The segment ATCGTTGAAGCCTTGCGTCAGAAAAGACTGAAACACGGGCGTAAGCGGTGCAGCCGAATCATACACGGCCGTGGCTGCATGCATCAGTTCGCCAACGGAACGCGCCGCCGGGTCCGCGTAGTCCCCGGGTTGCACGGTTCGAAGCGAAACCTGCGCGCCAAGTTCCCTTGCAAATGCCCTGGCCCTACCGGCGGAGGTGAGGAAGCGGAGGTAGTCAACCATCGCACGTTCACGCTCGGGATCGCCCTTCACCATGATGAAGAAGTACGCCGCCTGCGCTTGCACCGCCCCTGCATCACCCTTTCCCTCCGGGAATCGCGGCAGATTCACGGCTCCAAGGCGAAAGCCGGCTGGAATCTTCCCGCGCATCTCGGGAAGCATCCACGAGGCGCTGATCACCATCGCGGCGCGGCCGTCAAAAAAAGCCTGTTGCGCTGACGTATGGCTCATGCCTTCCCAGCCCGGCATGAACGACTCTCGAGCCACCTTCTGAAGGACCGCTGCGGATGCGGCGAACTCCGGGGTGGAGAAAAACGAAGGCTCGACTCCGCGGAACGCCCGGTAACCCTCCGGGCCAGCCAGCTGGTGGATTGCGGAACGCAGCACGGCGTCTCCATAACGTGGATACATCCCCGGGAAAGCCAGCGGAGCCACCCCAGCGGTCCGGCACGTTCGCGCCAGCTCGAAATAGTCGTCCCAGGTTTGTGGCGCCCGCCACCCGTTGCGCTCGAACAATTGCTGATTGTAGAACAGCGCCCACACCGCGAAGGCATAGGGAACACCGTACACCCGCCCTCCACGCGTCCAACGGTCGAGGATCCCGGGAAGAAAGTCATCCCTCCACGCGCCGGTGCCGTCCCAATTCGGTCCGTCGAGGTAGGAGGTTAGGTCGACGATCCGTCCGGCACCGATCAGGGCCTCATAGTCGAGGGTGGCATCCGTGGCATCAGGCTCGTCGCCCGCCATCACACGCACCCTGACCTTGTCATGCACACGAGGATCACCGCCAATGTCCATCCGCCAACCCGATCTTTCGCCCCATTCTTCCGCTGCCTCCTCGAAGAAGCGCGTGCCGTAACTGGCGGGTTGCATCTGGAGCTCCAATACCTTCCCGCCTTCACCCGCCACCAGTCTGCATGTGGCGAAAAACAGAAAAAGCATCGTCCAGCGCAGGGGCATGTTGTCGTGATGCCTTCCCAAGAAAACAAGGCAAGCGCCGCGACAAGGGAATTGGTGTTGCTGCCACCTATCGCCACGGCAATGGTTCCCCGCGGCTGCGACCGCCGCCTCGCCTATGTATCAAGTGACCTTCTCGCCCCAGAGTCTGCAAGAGCTGAACAAGCTCGAGAAACTGGCCCAACTCGAAGTCATCGAGCCTCTCGCCAGCTTAAAGTCGTCGGAGCTTGCGAATCCAAGGGAACCATTGGGTCGTTTCATGCGCGAGGGACACACTTTGTACCGTTTGCGTACCGGAGATTTCCGACTTTATTTTGAGCTACAAGGGGAAACGCTGCACACCGTCTACCTCCTCCATAAGAACAGCCTCGAAGACTTCCTGCTTCGCAACAAGCTGCCGGTGTCAGAGAGCCAGCTGGTGGAGCAACACTCGAAGTTCTGGAAATACCTCGAATCTCTCACGAAATGAGCCACTTGGTGCCGCAAGCGCCCGATCCCAACGAGGATCCCTACACTGTCACGCAGGCAAGC is part of the Opitutaceae bacterium genome and harbors:
- a CDS encoding extracellular solute-binding protein, translated to MPLRWTMLFLFFATCRLVAGEGGKVLELQMQPASYGTRFFEEAAEEWGERSGWRMDIGGDPRVHDKVRVRVMAGDEPDATDATLDYEALIGAGRIVDLTSYLDGPNWDGTGAWRDDFLPGILDRWTRGGRVYGVPYAFAVWALFYNQQLFERNGWRAPQTWDDYFELARTCRTAGVAPLAFPGMYPRYGDAVLRSAIHQLAGPEGYRAFRGVEPSFFSTPEFAASAAVLQKVARESFMPGWEGMSHTSAQQAFFDGRAAMVISASWMLPEMRGKIPAGFRLGAVNLPRFPEGKGDAGAVQAQAAYFFIMVKGDPERERAMVDYLRFLTSAGRARAFARELGAQVSLRTVQPGDYADPAARSVGELMHAATAVYDSAAPLTPVFQSFLTQGFNDARHELLQGRITPGEFARRVGATAEAESRRIGNPNTVEVRHGLAAGLLGLSLLGMVVVAFRKRGGARGMVEKGALPLSRGATLVFVGLPLAFFAAFVLVPGMVALVSSLMGWNGVGEMRWVGLANYKVLLLESDVFWTALRNNLFLMCVPTLLVVPTALFFAALLHRGVFGAGFFRAVFLFPNLLGGTAAALLWMNAFDPHSGLVNAALVKLGAFLGSEWLLSFSGYAWLGADRLYWTLVPIYLWMACGFNLVLYLAAMQRIDPELYEAAQIDGASPVRQFFVITLPLIWDIIAVSAVFIVVAGLNTFEMVWLLTSQEPTGGTHVLSTLMVSTLFKEYQVGRATAIAVVLAALVIVGSLAVRRVLGADKEEAS
- a CDS encoding cytotoxic translational repressor of toxin-antitoxin stability system, whose protein sequence is MYQVTFSPQSLQELNKLEKLAQLEVIEPLASLKSSELANPREPLGRFMREGHTLYRLRTGDFRLYFELQGETLHTVYLLHKNSLEDFLLRNKLPVSESQLVEQHSKFWKYLESLTK